The Falco peregrinus isolate bFalPer1 chromosome 9, bFalPer1.pri, whole genome shotgun sequence genome includes a window with the following:
- the ARL14EP gene encoding ARL14 effector protein: MDPCSVGVQLQATNECHKTYYTRHTGFKTKQDLSSSDLLLLQLRTGITLSENNTICFHHAKIYIERFEDLQKSCCDPFNIHRKLSKKKLRAIDLDDAAFLSAKFGRQFVPGWKLCPKCTQIINGSVDVEAEDRQRRKLDSDGRTAKALKSLQFANPGRQTELTPETSKREKRRLQTKNASFNSDRQVIPAKSKVYDSQGLLLYSGMDLCDCLDEDCLGCFYACPKCGSNKCGAECRCDRKWLYEQIEIEGGEVIKNKHVG; the protein is encoded by the exons ATGGATCCTTGTTCAGTTGGAGTTCAGCTTCAAGCTACCAATGAATGCCATAAGACCTATTATACCCGCCACACTGGCTTCAAGACTAAGCAAGATCTGTCTTCATCTGATCTACTGTTACTTCAGCTTAGGACTGGAATAACCCTTTCAGAGAACAATACAATCTGCTTCCACCATGCAAAAATTTACATTGAAAGATTTGAAGACTTACAAAAATCATGTTGTGATCCTTTTAACATACACAGAAAGctatcaaagaaaaaattacGAGCAATTGACTTAGATGATGCAGCTTTTCTAAGTGCGAAGTTTGGAAGACAGTTTGTACCTGGTTGGAAGCTTTGTCCCAAATGTACGCAGATAATAAATGGAAGCGTGGATGTTGAAGCTGAAGATCgccaaagaagaaaacttgATTCAGAC GGACGTACAGCTAAGGCTTTAAAGTCTCTGCAGTTTGCTAATCCGGGACGACAGACTGAATTAACTCCTGAGAccagcaaaagggaaaagagaaggctgcaaacaaaaaatgcatCATTTAATTCAGACAG GCAAGTTATACCAGCCAAGAGTAAAGTCTACGATAGCCAAGGACTACTTCTTTACAGTGGGATGGACCTCTGTGATTGCCTTGATGAAGATTGCCTGGGATGTTTCTATGCTTGCCCCAAGTGTGGCTCCAACAAGTGCGGAGCTGAATGTCGCTGTGACCGCAAGTGGCTATATGAGCAAATTGAGATAGAAGGAGgagaagtaattaaaaataagcatgttgGTTAG